Proteins from a single region of Manis javanica isolate MJ-LG chromosome 5, MJ_LKY, whole genome shotgun sequence:
- the STMN3 gene encoding stathmin-3: MASTVSAYKEKMKELSVLSLICSCFYSQPHPNTIYQYGDMEVKQLDKRASGQSFEVILKSPSDLSPESPMLSSPPKRKDTSLEELQKRMEAAEERRKTQEAQVRRQLAGRREHERGVLHKALQESSNFSRLAEEKLNHKMELSKEIREAHLAALRERLREKELHAAEVRRNKEQREEISG, from the exons ATGGCCAGCACCGTGTCCG CTTACAAGGAGAAGATGAAGGAGCTGTCGGTGCTGTCGCTCATCTGCTCCTGCTTCTACTCACAGCCACACCCCAACACCATCTACCAGTATGGCG ACATGGAAGTGAAGCAGCTGGACAAGAGGGCCTCTGGCCAGAGCTTTGAGGTCATCCTCAAGTCCCCTTCTGATCTGTCCCCGGAGAGCCCCATGCTCTCCTCCCCGCCCAAGAGGAAGGACACCTCCCTGGAGGAGCTGCAGAAGCGGATGGAGGCAGCCGAGGAACGGAGGAAG ACGCAGGAGGCGCAGGTGCGGAGACAGCTGGCCGGGCGCCGCGAGCACGAGCGCGGGGTGCTGCACAAGGCGCTGCAGGAGAGCAGCAACTTCAGCCGCCTGGCGGAGGAGAAGCTCAACCACAAGATGGAGCTCAGCAAGGAGATCCGCGAGGCGCACCTGGCGGCGCTGCGCGAGCGGCTGCGCGAGAAG GAGCTGCATGCGGCCGAGGTACGCAGGAATAAGGAGCAGCGGGAGGAGATTTCCGGCTAA